In Deltaproteobacteria bacterium, the sequence ATCTGGCTCCGACCCCTGCGGAAAGACTGGCGCCGGACTCTCACCCGGTGATATCATGGTCCTCCGTCACCCCTCGCGGTCTCTTCATCACTCCGTGACCGAACGAAAACCCGAAACCGGAGAAAATGCTATCAGGACCGTAATCGGAACGCAACCCACTGGAATCGTAACTTGGAGTGTGGGATGTCATCAGCTGGCGCGGCTTGACCGAAGAGCACAGGGGCATGAGTCATTCGGCAACCACTATAAGGTGCTGTAATGTAGGGGGTTATTGTAGATTTGTCGTGACGAGACTTGACATGGCAGCGCTTGTTCGCTACCCGAGAAGTGGAGAGAAATTAGGTGGGATCAATACACAATATATGGGTCTTTTTCGCCGTCGGCTGCGTTACTCTTCCTCGCGTGGTGACCGCCACTGCTCGTCATCGCGCCTTGCCGACGACGAAAAATCCTCCGCATATTGTTATGCGAGTTAACCGGACACCACACTAGCCTATCGGGCGGCGGCGCGCCAACGGCGGAGCACGCCCGGGGGAAACCACGATACCGTTTCTTGATGCGCTCCGAGGCCGCGCGGCGGCGCCCTGCACCGAGCCGGGGAGTGCTCCGAAACTGCCGTTGACGCGTCCGAGCGGGTTTTGCTATACCCCGTCAAAACACTGGAGATTTGCGTGTAGCGAGTCCACTGGGAAAAGGGGATTGCCAGTGCCCGAACATGATGTTCTCGTTATTGGGGGAGGCGCGGCCGGTCTGCGCGCGGCGATCGCGGCGAAGCGCGCCGGGGCGTCGGTGGCGGTGCTGAGCAAGGTCCATCCGTTGCGCACGAACTCGGCGTTGTCGCCGGGGGGCATCAACGCGCCGCTGGGCAGCGACGATTCGGCGCAGAAGTTCGCGGACGACATCATGAACGCGGGCGAGGGGCTGTGCAATCCCGAGGCGGTGAACGCGCTGGCCGCGGAAGCCGCCCGCGAGGTGGTGTGGCTCGAGCGCGTCGGCGTTCCCTTCAACCGGGACGCGGACGGCCGCATCGACCGCCGGGCGTTGGGTTCCGGCAGCGCGGAGCGCGCCGCCTACGCGGAGGACCGCACCGGCCACATGGTGCTGCACGTGCTCCACGAGCAGTTCCAGCGCTACGACATCGAGTGTTTCAAGGAATGGTTCGTCACCTCCCTGATTCAGGACGCCGGCGCCTGCACCGGCGCGGTGGCGCTGGACCACCGGACCGGCCGGATCGAGGCCTTCAGCGCCGGCGCCGTGATCCTGGCCACCGGCGGCTTCATTCAGGCGTACCGCCCGTGCACCGCCGCCGTGGGCACCACCGGCGACGGGCTCGCGCTGGGCTACGACATGGGCGTGGGGCTCGCCGACATGGAGATGGTGCAGTTCCATCCCACGGTGTACAGCGCGGCGCGGACGGCGCTGATCAGCGAAGCCGCGCTGAGCGCGGGCGCGCGGCTGGTGAACGCCGCGGGCGACACCGTGGTGGATGCCGCGGGGCTCTCGCGGGCGCAGCTCGCGGCCGCGGTCGACAAGGCCGGCAGCAACGGCGGCGGGCCGGTGTCGCTGGACCTGCGCCCGGTGGAGAACCTGGCCGCGCGCTTTCCCGGCACCGCCGAAGTGGTCCGGCTCATGGCCGGGCTCGACATCACCCAGGCTCCCGTCCCGGTGCAGCCGGTGGCGCACCGCGCCATGGGCGGGCTCGACACCAACGCTTCCGGGGAAACCTCGGTGGCGGGGCTCTTCGCGGTCGGCGAGTGCGCCCACAGCGGCGTCCACGGGGCGGGGCGGCTGCCGGGCAACACGCTCACGGAGGCGGTGGTGTTCGGCAAGCGCGTCGGCGAAGCGGCCGCGGGCCACGCCAAGTCCGCGGGCACCCGGAACGCGCCCACGGACCAGGCGGCGCGGGACGGCGAACGGCTGGCGGCGATCACCTCCGGGGGCTCCTCGGGCGATACCCTGGGAACCATCCATCGCGAGCTCGGCGAGATCATGCAAGCGAACCTCGGGGTGACGCGCACCGACGCGGGCTTGACCGAGGCCCAGGAGAAGATCCGCACGCTGCGGGAACGGCACGGGAAGCTCCGCGTCGGCAACAAGTCGCGCATCTTCAACTATGCGCTGACGAGCCATCTCGAGTTGGGGAACATGCTGAGGCTCGCGGAAGCCGTGGCCCTGGCCGCGCGCAGCCGCAACGAGAGCCGGGGCGCGCATCTCCGGGGTGATTTTCCCGAGCGTGACGACACCAGTTGGAAGGCGCACACCGTCGTTCACCAGCAGGACGGCGCGCCCAAGCTCGACCGGAAAGCGGTATCGGCTTAAGATCCGGCGCCGGTGGCCTGACTCGATCCCGTCAGCACGGACCGGGAAAGGGACGGGACAGCGGGCCGGCAAGGAGGGACCATGGAAGTCACCTACAAGGTTCATCGCGAGGACCCGGAAAACGGCGGCGAGTCCAGCTTCTCGACCTACCAGGTCGACCTGCCGGAAGACGCCACCGTGCTGGACGGGCTCCAGAAGATCCGGGACGAGCAGGATGACACCCTGGCCTTCCGGGCCTCCTGTTGCCAGGGCACGTGCGGCGAGTGCGCGGTGCGCATCAACTACAAGGCCCAGTTCACCTGCACCACCAAGATCGCCGACGTCACCAAGAAGGGTCCGGAGATCCTGTGCGCGCCGGTGCGCAACATCCCGGTGATCAAGGACCTGGTGTTCGACATGGACAGGTTCACCTGGGACAAGATGGCCGCCATGAAGCCGTGGATGGAGCCGGACGACGAGTTCGCGCCGGCGGAGAACCTGATTCCCGAGGCGGAGATGGCGGCGGTGCGCAAGACCATGAGCTGCTACCAGTGCGGCCTGTGCGACGAGGGCTGCGCGGTGCTGCCCGTGGACTTCGACTTCCTCGGACCCGGGGCCATGGTCAAGGGCTACCGCTTCGTCATGGACCCACGGGAGGACGGCAGCAGGAAGGAAGAGCGCCTGGCGGTGGTGGAGCAGCCCAAGGGCCTGTGGGACTGCGTCCACTGCTACGAGGCCAACGGCAAGTGCGCGCGCGGACTCGAGCCGTCGACCAAGATCATGGAGATGCGCGACGTCTCCTTCAAGCACGGCATCAAGAACGAGAAGGTCGCGCGCCATCACAACAGCTTCATCAACTCGGTGAAGCAGACCGGGTGGCTCGATGAGCGCAAACTGGTGATGGAGACCGAGGGGCTGACCAACATCGGCGGCCTCATGAAGCTACTACCCACTGCCGTGCGCGCGATGACGCGCGGGAAGATGCCCGGCCGGCACGAGAAGCGCCCGGGGGCCGATCAGATCAAGCGCATCATCGAGAAAGCGGAGGATTCCAAGTGAAATACGCGTTCTACCCCGGATGTGTGGCCAAGGGCGGCTGTCCCGAGCTCTACACCGCGGCTACCAAGGTCGCCGAGAAGCTGGATATCGAGCTCGAGGAGATGAACGACGTGGCGTGCACCGGCGCCGGCTGCATGCCCACGCAACTGTCGGACCCCATCAACGCGCGTACCTTCGCCAAGGCCGAGCAGATGGGTCTGCCCATCATGACCATCTGCAGCACCTGCCAGGGCGTCTTCAGCCAAGCCAACCACCGGCTGCAGGATCCCGAGTACCGCGAGGAGATCAACCGCGAGTACCTGGCGGAGGAAGGGTTGTCCTACCAGGGCACCACCGAGGTCAAGCACCTGCTGTGGGTGCTGTTCGAGGACTTGGGTGTCGAGAAGCTCAAGTCGCTGATCCAGCGCCCGCTCGACGGCCTCAAGGTCTCGCCGTTCTACGGCTGCTTCCTGCGCCGGCCCGGCCCCATCATGGTGCCGACCAAGGAGGTGGGCGGACGCCGGACTTACCTGGAGGACCTCACGCAGCTTTTGGGGGCGGAGAACGTGGACATCAGCGGCAAGACCAAGTGCTGCGGCTTCCCGGTGCTCACCGCCAACGAGGAAAGCTCCCTCGGCATGGTGGCCAAGCACGCCGGCGAATCGAAACAGAACGGCGCCGACTGCATGGTGACACCGTGTCCGCTGTGCCACCTGAACCTCGACGGCAACCAGCCCAGGGCCGAAGGCCTGAAGGGCGAGAAGATCAATCTGCCGATCATCCATCTGCCGCAGCTCCTGGGCTTGGCGCTGGGGTTCGATGCCGACGAGATGCAGCTCGGCAAGCACATCGTGTCCACCAAGGCGGTCAACGACAAGGTCGACATGCTGACGTAAGGGATGGGCGAGCAGGACTACAAGCCCAATCCCGTCAACCTGGCGCGGGAACTGTTCAAGTTTCGCAAGTCGCAGCGTCCCTTCGGCTTCTACTACGCCGTCAAGGTCCGCCTCGGCCATGCGTGGGTCGAGGACGAAACCGCTTTGGCGGAGATCCTCTCCGGCATCGACGAGTTGGGCTACGAAGTGGTCCGGAAGCGGCAGTGAGAATCGGGCGCGCGGCTTGACGGAGCGGTGACGGACGCGCGCGGCGCACGACTACCCGCGCTCCGGGGCGCGCCGCCTGAATTCCGCAAATCACACACCAAAGGAGTGCGAAGAGCACCGAATCATGAGCACCGTAGCAATCGACAAGAGAACCCTGCGGCAGGATACGTGGTGGCTGGAACCCATGCTGGTCGTGCTGGGTCTGGGCGCCTTCGGCGTCTACGCGACCTGGGCCGCGCTGCAGAACGGCAACTACTACGCGGCGCCGTACCTTTCGCCCTTCTACTCGCCGTGCCTCGCCATCAACTGTGAGCACGTGAGCGTGCCGCTGTTCGGCTCGTGGTTCAACTGGTCGCCGGCCATACTGATCCTGTGGATCCCGGGCGGCTTCCGCTTGACCTGCTATTACTACCGCAAGGCCTATTACCGATCCTTCTTCTGGTCGCCGCCGGCCTGCGCGGTGCGGGACGCCGCGAGCAGCTACTCGGGCGAGACCCGGTTCCCGTTCATTCTCCAGAACATTCACCGGTACTTCTTCTGGGCGTCGCTGCCGATCCTGGCGTTCCTGTGGTGGGACGCCATCATCGCCTTCAACTTCGGCGGCAGCTTCGGCATCGGCCTGGGGACGTTGGTGCTGATCGCCAACGCGGCCCTGCTGTCGCTCTACAGCTTTTCGTGCCACTCGTGCCGGCACCTGTGCGGCGGCGGGCTCAACAGCTTCAGGGCCGCGCCCGCACGCTACAAGACCTGGGGCATCGTCACCAAGCTCAACGAGAAGCACATGCAGATCGCCTGGACGAGCCTCGTATGGGTCGGGCTCACCGATGTCTACGTCCGGCTGCTGGCCCACGGTGTCATCCAGGATCTGAGGTTCATCTGATGGCC encodes:
- a CDS encoding 2Fe-2S iron-sulfur cluster-binding protein, whose protein sequence is MEVTYKVHREDPENGGESSFSTYQVDLPEDATVLDGLQKIRDEQDDTLAFRASCCQGTCGECAVRINYKAQFTCTTKIADVTKKGPEILCAPVRNIPVIKDLVFDMDRFTWDKMAAMKPWMEPDDEFAPAENLIPEAEMAAVRKTMSCYQCGLCDEGCAVLPVDFDFLGPGAMVKGYRFVMDPREDGSRKEERLAVVEQPKGLWDCVHCYEANGKCARGLEPSTKIMEMRDVSFKHGIKNEKVARHHNSFINSVKQTGWLDERKLVMETEGLTNIGGLMKLLPTAVRAMTRGKMPGRHEKRPGADQIKRIIEKAEDSK
- a CDS encoding CoB--CoM heterodisulfide reductase iron-sulfur subunit B family protein, which gives rise to MKYAFYPGCVAKGGCPELYTAATKVAEKLDIELEEMNDVACTGAGCMPTQLSDPINARTFAKAEQMGLPIMTICSTCQGVFSQANHRLQDPEYREEINREYLAEEGLSYQGTTEVKHLLWVLFEDLGVEKLKSLIQRPLDGLKVSPFYGCFLRRPGPIMVPTKEVGGRRTYLEDLTQLLGAENVDISGKTKCCGFPVLTANEESSLGMVAKHAGESKQNGADCMVTPCPLCHLNLDGNQPRAEGLKGEKINLPIIHLPQLLGLALGFDADEMQLGKHIVSTKAVNDKVDMLT
- a CDS encoding FAD-binding protein; protein product: MPEHDVLVIGGGAAGLRAAIAAKRAGASVAVLSKVHPLRTNSALSPGGINAPLGSDDSAQKFADDIMNAGEGLCNPEAVNALAAEAAREVVWLERVGVPFNRDADGRIDRRALGSGSAERAAYAEDRTGHMVLHVLHEQFQRYDIECFKEWFVTSLIQDAGACTGAVALDHRTGRIEAFSAGAVILATGGFIQAYRPCTAAVGTTGDGLALGYDMGVGLADMEMVQFHPTVYSAARTALISEAALSAGARLVNAAGDTVVDAAGLSRAQLAAAVDKAGSNGGGPVSLDLRPVENLAARFPGTAEVVRLMAGLDITQAPVPVQPVAHRAMGGLDTNASGETSVAGLFAVGECAHSGVHGAGRLPGNTLTEAVVFGKRVGEAAAGHAKSAGTRNAPTDQAARDGERLAAITSGGSSGDTLGTIHRELGEIMQANLGVTRTDAGLTEAQEKIRTLRERHGKLRVGNKSRIFNYALTSHLELGNMLRLAEAVALAARSRNESRGAHLRGDFPERDDTSWKAHTVVHQQDGAPKLDRKAVSA